In Desulfurococcaceae archaeon MEX13E-LK6-19, the genomic window TATTTCGAGAAACAAATATTCTCAAAGGATTACGTTACATGGTTTGCTACAATAAACCTACACCCGGGGCTATGGACACTGGACGAGTACATACACCAGCTAGCAATAAACATTTTCTACCATGTAAGCCCACCACAATTCAGATGGAAGAGTGTAATAGAATCTAAAGAAGTACTTATCGACATGCCTTACATAGCGGCGAACGTCACTTACATTTCCAAGAAACCTGTAGCATTTACAATAGATGCTATTGAAGGAAAAGATGCTATCAAAATCAGTGGTGTAGCTTTCAACGGCATCATTCTTGTACAAAATGCTTTCCAGACAACAAAAATAGCAAACAAAACCACATCAATTACACCCCGCGATACAGACTGCTTTAGAGCAATAGCCGTCCCGACACTATACCGTATTGAAGGAGACGGTATATTCGTTAATTACACGATCAGTATAGTTAATATTAATGGTAAAGAGTACTGGAAATTAACCCCCTTCTTCACGTTCATACCACTCATCAATAAACTATATAGTGACCTAAGTAATATCAAGGTTTTAACAAGCTCGTCCATAGATAAAGAGCTTCTATACAATATTACTTGGTCAGGGGAATACAGAACTGTTTTCTATTCTAGAGTAACAGAAGGCTATCCAAGGATTTCAGAAGACGATATACTTCACTTCACCATTTTATCTACAGTATCATCAAATACTAGATTATCAAGCTATATGGGTGTAGGAGAGAGTATATGGTTAAACCTTGCTATCCTACTATTAAACGGTATACTTGCCGGAATAGTTAGTGAAGCAGAGATACCTATATGGCTTTCAGCTGTTGCTCAATTTAGTTACGCTGAATTTACTGCTTATGGTAGCATGGCAGTATTTAGATTATTCGGCGTAAGATCTGTAGATACAGATTTTACTGCTTTGGTTAGGATTGACAAGCTTACTTTGCCTTTGCTTGTTCACGATGACTATTTGCCGTTGATCGTGGTGTATAGAGTTGTAGTTGATGATACAGCCCATATAACTCCATTGTCTTTTGGAGGAAGCGGTATTCATTATGAGGATTTAGAAAATGGTATTATGAAGGCTAAAGCAGTTGCTATAGCACCATATAGTTCTACATCATCTTCATGGCTTAAATACAAGATCTTAGTCAATGTCTCGGGAGAATACCAATTAATAATACCAATACAATATAGCTACGACTATGGATTCACCAGCTCGAACAACCGGTCTCCACAAGGCTCCGTCTACCTCGAAGAAAAGATACTTATTGTTGACGAATATGGTAACACAATCTACTCATGGACAATAACATTGCTCTCAGAAGAACAACCTCCACAACCACCAAACATACCAACACCACTAACTTTCTCAATTAAAGAATACTTATTCACCAAGAATATAACACTTGAAGCCGGAACATACTACCTTATAATAAAAACGATAGCTCATGCCAATGCACAGAATGGGGAAGCATATATTGATGCGTATTCCAATGGATACTACGTACAAGTAAACCCTATGATAAGAGATATCACGTAAAATACTCATATTCATAAGTAAATCTAAAATATAATTTTTACATAAACATCAATACTTAGCTCTTATACACAACAGCTACAGATCACTAATCCAAGGAGATCCAGTATCGGAAATAGCTTCAGTTGGGTTATCAACGTATATATGATTGCTTCGGGCATCTCTATACACATCCCTTAACAACTCCACTCACGAAATAACGTAAGTTCTATGGTGAAGGAAAGAGCTTTCCAGAAACCCTATACAAGACCTTTACCAACACGGTTTATGCCCTTGTTTTTGATAGCATGCACATGAACATTCCCATCATGTTGTGGATATGGGGCCATATGCGTATGCATTTCTCTACCCTATTGTCGAATAATAGTTTATGGAATCTTGTTACCCCAGGGCTCCAGTTGAATAGTTTTCTTGGAGGCTCAACTACGTCTACATCATCTCTCATCTCTAGAATTCTTGTTATAACGTACTCGTTTTCCTCTGGTGCTATACTGCATGTCACATAGAGTAATATGCCATTGTCTTCGAGCAGGTCAAGACCTGCGTTGAGTAGTTCTATTTCGCGGGCAACAATACGTGCTAGGTCTAGTTGTGTTGTCTTCTTCTTACGTGTTTTATCAAACATTATCGCTCCTTCAGCACTACATGGCACATCAAGTAATATCTTATTATACCTTCTCCTCGTCATTCTAGGCATTTTCCTCAGATCACTCCATGTCACAACAATATTCCACAACCCCATCCTGAGCACATGGCCCACGAGGGCACGGAGCCTATATAAAGCGATATCATTGGCTACAACAAGCCCCCTCCCCTTCATGAGTTGGGCAAGATGAGTCGCCTTTCCGCCTGGTGCAGCACAACCATCAAGAACTTTGTCTTCAGGAGAGGGCTCGAGAATCAATGCCACGGCGAGAGGGGCAGCATCCCGGTGGACGTAGTAGTATCCCTTGAGATACTCGTGGGTAGCACCAATACTAGGTCTCGGGGGCTCCTCTACAACACGGTACCCATGGATACTCCATGGAATATACTCTAGTCTAAACCCAAGATCCTCAAGGAGGGAAGCAAGTTTATCGCAATCGATCCTAAGGTCGTTACACCGGATAACAGGTTTTAACGGCTTCTCGAAGGCGTCGAGAAGTCTCTTGGCATCCTCTAGTCCGAGAAGCCTAATGTAGCGTTCAACCATGTAGACACGATACCCATACTTCCTGGCAAGACTAATGGCTTCCTCGGAGACACTCCTAACCCTAATGTCCTTAATGATTTTCTTCCAATCCATACTAGCTTCACTAAAATATTAAGCTAGCTTGGGGACAATATTAAGGCACCTCAATTATAGAGACTTAAGGAAATTCTTCATCTAATCGTTTACTTCTATTGTGATGTATTCATCTACATCTATGACCTGTTTGTCCCCGGTTTCTTCTCCTATAACCTCGTTTAAGCCCATAGAGCTCATTATCTGCGTTATGTACTTTAGTCTAACGAAATTCTTTACCGCAACATCATATTCGTACGGAAACACCTTACTTGGGTCTATGGGCTGTGCTGGCTCCTTCATGTTCTCTTGTACCCACTTGCATGTCGTTGATAACCTGAGGGTATTGTCTTTCAACCCTAGTATCAATGGATACATCTTACAGGAGAAAGGTCTATCCTCATAGATTCTACATGCTCTATTATCTCTATCATAAAATGGACAATAGCCTTCTATAATCCATTTGTACAGGACAACAACTAGTTTATCCTTGCTTGAGAAGGACAGGTATGGTTTAAACGAAAGCTTTGCGCCACCAGCGTGTGTTAAAGCTAGTTTTTCTAGGACACGTTTCTCCCAAGGATAAACAACAGGGCAATCATCGATGTTGCTAAAGAAACAACATTCTCTACATCTAAGGCATTTAAAAACGCTATTACTCATAACTTTTGCACCGATACAAGTTCTATTAGTGGATCATATAATTAAGTGCTACTATCCTTGATTCCTGTTTTAACAATTAGAAATGGGTACTGTATATAACCATAATGACTGTCTTCTTGTAGCCGCTGAATAACAATTATTTTTAAATAGTTGTTTAAATATGCTTCTACACAGCAATAGTTCTTCCCCTAGAGCTATTGCATCGGTTAATTAAGCGGCTGCGTATGATTTAAATATTCTTTTGATGTAAACACATGGTAGATACGTGTATATGGTTGGTGAATAATATTGCCCGCCGTGTATAGGGTTCTATTTATTGATGTAGGTAAGAGAGATTACTGGGTTGAAGAGTACCCTATAGAGGAAGTTGGCGGACCAATAGAGCTTGGCGTTAAGCTTCATCTAGAGAAATATGAGACCTATAAGAAGCCAGTATACAGTCCAGATAACGTTGTAGTCATAGGTAGAGGTGTTTTCGCTGGTACAAAACTCTATGGAGTCCACAGGTTTACAGTAGTATTCAGAAGCCCGTTGACACGTGGGCTCCACGTTGCTTCAATGGGTGGTGCGGCATATCAGTTCAACGTTAATGCTGATGCAATGGTTATTGTAGGTTATAGCGAGACTCCATTAATACTCAAAGTATATGACGAGGGTAACGGCGAGCCTAAAGTAGAGTTCCATGAAGTAGATGAAGGGTTGCTCGAGAATATATGGAGTGGTTTCGGAGACGAGAAAGGTGTCTATGCTCTCCAGAAATGGCTTTCAGAGAGATTCCTTGATTTCTACAAGGAGTATAATGGTAGATCAATCCTAACGGGGCCAGCTGCAAAATATACTAGTCTCGGAGCACTCGTGTCAATAACGCTCAACAAGGGAGTCATGGACCGTGGTAGCGAGGAGTATGCTGCACGAGGCGGGCCTGGTAGCGTACTTTATCGTGCTCACCACGTAGCAGCTATTGTCTACGGCGGTAAATATAATGTTGGAGAGAAGAGGCCGCAAGACCTACTTGATACAAGAAAGATCAATGATATCTTTAGGAAACTAGCTGGCGAAACATACCCGTTTGTCGTGATTAAAGCCGGTACAAAGTATAGGTACGACGAGAAGCTCAAGACAGGAGGTACTTTCGGCGGCAACTACCCGCACCTCAAGACACTAACACCTATGTTCAACTGGAACATGATCTATATGCCCATTGAGCTGAGACAGAAATTCCACGAGATAATAATGAAGTACATGTGGGAGCCTTTCAACAAACAAGCTATTGAGACACGTGAGTGGAAGACCTGTGGAGAACCATGTCCTATCGCTTGTAAGAAAGTAAGAAAAGGCAAGTACAAGACAGACTATGAGCCCTACGAGGGACAAGGCCCGATAATAGGTGTCTTCGACATCAACGAGATCGAGAAAGGCGTGGAAGCAATAGATTCCCTTGGATTCGACGCTATCGAGGTAAGCAACGTTGTTGCCTGGATATTCGATGCATTAGAAAAGGGACTACTTAGACCAGATGAAGTAGGGCTTAGAGACAAGCCATGCTTCAACCCAGAGACATATACGCTTGAGTGCAGCAAGAAGAACATCGAGCTGGCAGTGAAAATACTACACGACCTGGCATGGGGTCGCCAGCCACTACTAAGACTCATAGGAGAAAAAGGACTTAGGAGTGCCGCTAAGATCCTCGATATACTCTACGAGGATAGAGTCAAGACCGTTGGCTTGAAGTTCGAGGACCTAGCAGTCTATGCTCTATTCGGCGAGGAAGGACACATTACACCAAACTTCTACTGGACACCAGGTATGGTTGCACCACTAGCTGTTCTAGGCAGGTACTGGACTCTATACAAGAGCGTATTCGTTGAACCAGAAGAGTATGCAGCAAAAGCAGTTGACAGGGCAATCAAGGAGCTATTCATCGACAACATGGGTCTCTGTAGATTCCACCGTGGATGGGCCGAGAAATACCTCCCAGAACTAGCCAAGACATACTATGGAGTAGACCCCGTGGCTAAAGCAAAAGAGGTCTACAAGAAGATAATCGAGTACCAGGACAAGGCAGCTGCTAACCCTGTATTCTGGGATAGCAAGAAGATAATTGACTACATGGCACTTGGAGCCAAGGAATTCGGCAACGAAGAGTGGGCAAAGAAGTTTGAAGAAGACAAAGTAAAGGCTGCCCGTGAGTGGTGGGACAGGTTCTACAAAAAGATGTATGAAATTCTTGGTCTGAAGTGAAATCTTTTCTAATAATCTTTTTCCTCCAAATACATTAACTTCATATATAAATTGTTATCTACCTTACTATGACAACGGTTACCGGGGAATGTATCGATACAGCTAAAGCAGTACTTCCAAGATTTATCTCTGCAGACAAAGATCTACCACGTGCACCCATAACAACCATGTCATAGTTTCCAGTGTTCAGTTCATCAATAATGGCTTTAGCAACACTTGATTCAGCAGGGTCTATTTCAATAGTCTTGTACTCAACCATCAACCCATATTTCTCTAGTCGCTTCTTCGCTACCTCTATGGGGTCTTTCTCTTCTCTAAGCCCCTTGACTACTACATGGTACACTACTAGCTTTGATCCATAGCGTCTCGCTATATCCGCTGCGAAATCAAGTGCCCGGTAACTATTCTCACTACCATCGATCGGTACAAGTATTCTCCTAAACAAGAAGCTTATCTCATACGTTGGTTCAGGTTTATAGCTCATAGTCTAAAACCACCTCCTACCAATACCTAATGTATCATCCGTTAATTTAATAGATTCCCATGGATCACTAGCTAGCCCCGTTAAGGCTCTGATCGCATCAATGTTTTCTGGAACCACTATGGCCTCCTGGTGCACTGCTTGTATCAACAATAACTCCCTGCCATTAACATGTATGGAATCCCTCCATACAACAAGCTCTGGCACGTCATACCGTTTTCTACCAAGATCTCTAGCATACTCTATAATCTCGGCTGTACTCTTGATACCAGTCTTCATGCTATCAACGAGGACAATCCTAGGCGTTTCATCGAGCACTTCTATAATCTTACCTATGCTTGCCTCATTCTTTAACACAATATTTACTATATGTACATGCATCAACGTTGTAGGCACTATAACTGCTGAAGTAATGATGTCAAGCCAAGGCAGTATTGTTTTTACGTCAAGACCATGGTGACTAGGCAGTTTGACTGGATCAGGGACAATAGCATTGACGGGCCCTCTCTTGATCTCCTTCGGGTCAGATGCTCTCCTAATGATCACTGCCCTAACTTTCTCTACTCCAAACACATTATTTAAACTACATATTATTCTTAGTAAACCAGTTGTATTACAGCTGACAACCCGAACTGACTCCTTACCAACAGCTTCATCATAGTTACATAATGCATTAAAGCTTACGTCGGCAACACTGGGTTTTTCACCGCCCTGGAAAACCATTTTCACACCATACTTCCTGTAGAGAGACTTGTATTTCTCACCATAGCCTCCTGGAGTAGCGTCTACAATAACGTCGATTTGCTCGAGCAAGTCCTCTATAGTCCCAGCTACTTCAAGTCCCTGGTTCTTAAACAACTCTATTTTCTCACTAATAGTATACACCTTGAAACCGTTTGCAAGAGCAGCATAGTACCCGTAATCCGGGGTAACTTTTACCACACCAACAAGCTCCATGTCAGGTTGTTTCGCTACTGCTTCGGCGACACGCTTACCTATAGTACCATAACCGTTTACTCCAACTCTTATTCGCGACAAAAATTCTTCACCATACATGCATTTTAGCCGACATCGCGAGAGCTTCTATTGCCGGCAGTTTTTCTCCAGCAAGGAATAAGAGTAATGCATTACCACCTGTTGATACATGACACTTACTCTCATCTATCTCCTGGTCGCCCACCAGTGATGCTAAGTGTCCGCCACCCAGTATTACAAATGCCTGGCTATTGAGTGCTGCTTTAACTAGTTCCTGTGTACCATTACGGAATCTCTCGTCCTCAATAACGCCCGCGGGACCCCTCATCACAATTACTTTTGCTTCCCTCATCAAGTCTCTATACATGTTTATTGTATTAGGACCTATATCCATGATCTTACCCTTTATCCTACCCAAGTACTCTTCTCTAACCTCCTTTCCATCAAACGTGATGTAATCGACAGGAGTTTCTATCGGCGCTCCAAGATACAATAGTCTCCTCGCTCTCGGCAACAATGACAGAATACCTTTTTCCTCTAGGACACGAAGGTTTTCCCTACCTATATCAAGCCCCTTGGCTACAAGGAATAACTGTGCCACGAAGCCAGCAGTCAAAATCCTGTCAGCAGCCTTGTTCCTAACAAGATGCTCTATAACCCTTAGTATATCGTGTACCTTGCCTCCGCCCAACACGAAGATTCTGGGTGAGACGAGTGATCCGAAAGCTTTCTGTAAAGCAAGTATTTCTTTCTCAAACACTGGACCGGCTGCAGATGGTAGTATCATTGGGAATCCTACTATGCTTGGCTGGCTTCTATGTGCTGCAGCAAAAGCGTCATTAACATAAGCATCAACTAGAGGGGCTAGCCTCCTGACAATATAGGAGTTCATATGCTTCTCTGGAACAGCCTCAATAAGTTCCTCGCTAACAAACCTAAGGTTGTCGAGAAGAAGTACTTGCCCTGGCTCAAGTTTTCTTATAGCTTCTCTAGCCGCAGGACCTATAACATCATCTATGAACTTTACCTCAAGCCCACTGTACTTACTTAACAACTCAGCATGTTTCTCCAATGAGACGAAATCTTGTTCACCAGGTCTACCCTGGTGTGATGCAGCAACAACAGCTGCATTGTATTTTTCCGCGAGAACTCTTACTGTTTTAGCGTGTACACGTATTCTCCTGTCGTCTATTATATCACCTGTATCAGGATCTATTGGGCTGTTGATGTCTATTCTCAGAAACACTTTCTTTTCCTTCAAGTCAATGTCGTTTATGGTTGGTATCTTAGGTATTTCTATGAACGCCATATCTCTCCACCTGTATATTAAATATTTCTTAGAGTATAAAACGTTTGTTACCTGAATTAGTTGTTTTAACCGTTGATGCGTATTTGTTAGATTTTCGTCTAAACTAATTTATGTAGCTGATTAAAGATCTATTATAGAAGACTATATGAGTATTTTCTTAATGCTCGGCAACTAGTTTCTTTAATAGAAACGGTGTCGTAATACTTGTTACATATATTAAGAGGAGAGCACTGAAGTATAGATCCATGGTTAATACCCCAAGGCTTAAGCCTGTGACTGCTATCACAAGATCTACTCCAGCTCTAGGCATCATTCCTACACCTATTGCTAGAGACGATCTTTTATCGAATCCCTGGAGCCAAGCAGCTACACCACATCCAACAACCTTCCCTACAACACCAGCTACTACTATCAAGAAGGCTGTAGTCAATGCTTTCGACAACTCTATGTTCCCGAGAATACTCCATGGGTCAAGCAGTATACCAGCGTAAACGAAGAAGAACGGGCTTATGAAATCCACGAGCAATGGATAGTACTGTCTAGCCCTACTAGTCATAGGGAGCGCAATACTTAGTGACAGCCCCGCGAAGTATGCTCCTATAATAGGAGATAAGCCGTAGAAAGCAGTTATTGTCGCTACAATAAGCCCTACTATTATAGGGTACGTGAACTGGGCATCATGAAGACTGCTTTTCATAAAGAACCCGATTATCTTCTTAGAGAACTTCGATATCACGAAAGCTATTACCAGTAGTAAGATTATACCCGTTACTACCTTGTAAGTAGGGTTACCCTCCTCTTCTGCAAGCATACTATAGACTATACTGAATAACACCATAGCATATACGTCGTCGGCTACAGCTGCACCAAGAATAGTTTCCCCAACAGGCGTCCTGATCGCGTTGATCTCCATTAACGTCGCAACCGTGACGCTTACACTCGTCGGTGCAAGTATAACTGCTATGAACAACGATGTCTCGATACTATAGCCGAGATACAGAGACACCAGAAGAGCTAGAGAAAAAGTCGCGACAACACCTCCAACAGCAACGATACCAGCGCTTTTACCGTACTTTTTTAGATCCTCGATACTAGACTCTAGTCCCGCAAGGAATATGAGCAGTACTATTCCGAGCCAGGCAATAGATTCTATGTTATCTGTAATTCTTATTATGCCTAGAATCGTTGGGCCGAGAAGAATCCCAGCCAGAAGATCGCCGAGAAGAGGTGGCTGTTTAATTTTTGCAAACAATTCTTCAAGAACTTTAGCACAGATAATCACCAATGTTATGTCGAGCAGTATAAGAGCTTCACTGGACATGTCAACCACGTCTTTAAGATATTGTCTACTCTAGAGAATAATCATAATCACCGTAATTAAAGCATATACATAATTGTTCGATAAATTAATTCTTTAAAATAATTTATTAAAGTTAATCAAAATACTTCCACTAAAGTAGTTTAACACAATATATTACTAATAATGCATAAAATGTATAAGTATCTATTATAGCGTTTTACAGAAAAGTTTACATTTAAGTGCGTGTTAAATTGTAAATACAAGTACCTGGTTCTGGGAGGCTGGAACAATGGATCCTGTTCACGGCGGGTTATTAATTATAATAGCACTAGTACTCTACGCAATATTCTACTTTACACACGGACGTTATCTACAAAACAAGGTCGTCAAAGCCGACCCAAACAAACCAACACCAGCACAGAGACTTTATGACGGAGTAGACTATGTCCCTGCCAATAAATACGTACTATACGGACACCACTTCGCATCCATCGCTGGAGCAGGACCCATAGTAGGACCTGCTATCGCACTAGGTTGGGGCTGGCTTCCAGCAATCCTATGGGTTTGGTTTGGCAACGTCTTTGTCGGCGTAGTCCACGACTACCTGGCTCTAATGGCTAGCGTGAGGTATGACGGTAAGTCCATTGGCTGGGTTGCCGGCGAGCTAATGGGAAGAAAGACGATGTACATATTCAACTCATACATATGGTTCTCACTACTACTAGTCGTAGCCGCTTTTGGCTTCGTCATATCAACACTGTTCTCTGGAATACCTGGCGCAGGACTATCGGCGTTGCTACTATTATTCTTCGCAGTGATAACAGGGTACCTAATGTATAAGACATCTCTAGGAGTAAAAGGAGGCACACCTATTGCATGGATTTTCATCATAATAGCAGTATTCATAGGAATCATGGCACAAGAAGGCAACTGGTTCGATAACATATGGTTCCTACAGTACTTCAAGGACTTCAACACCTGGATATATATACTATTGATCTACATCATAGTAGCAGCATCAATACCAGTATGGGTGCTACTACAGCCCAGAGACTACATGAACGCCTATATCCTATGGGCTAGCCTAGCAATAGGCGGCGGTGCAATGATCTGGTTATTCCTACAGGGTGGTGCAGGGAATCTAGTATTCCCAGGCTACACAACATTCACAGCAAATATTGTCGGAGGAATGCCATCACCATTCTGGCCAGCAGTACCATTAATCATAGCATGTGGTGCTTTATCAGGATTCCATAGCCTAGTAGGATCAGGTACATCAAGTAAACAGCTAGCCAACGAGCTCCACGGATTAACAGTAGCTTACGCTGGCATGGAGACAGAAGGCTTCCTATCAACAATGGTTATAGCCACTATTGCCGCCTTCGGAGTACTAGCTTTCGCAGACACCATCTATGCTGCCGTAAGCGGAGGCAATACAGCTGTTACAAACATAGTCAACTCCATAGCCTCAGACCTAGGTATGAAGCCTGTCACTGCAGACAACATAACAAAAGATTATGCACAAACACTCATGAGTAAATTCGCGGACACACCATCCGCTTTCGGCAAGTATTATGCTAAACTTGCCGGAAAACTCAAGTGGACAATAATACCGAAGAGCTATGCCTATGCTACAAACAAGGCATTCGGACTAAGCCTTACAGCAATGACCATATTCGGCACACTATGGATCACAGGATTCGCTCTAACGAGCCTCGACACCGCCACTAGACTAGGCAGGTATGCTTGGCAAGAGTTAATGTCCCCATTAAAGAAGTCTGCTCCAGGACTATACAAAGTCATTGCAAACAAATGGGTTGCATCAGCAATACTAGCACTAATAGGAATGTGGCTAGCTGCATCCAAGCAATTCCTATTACTATGGCCAGCATTCGCCGGCATGAACCAGCTACTCAGCAGCCTTGCACTAATGACTGTAGCCGTCTGGGTAGCAAAAGTACAGAAAGCAAGCAGTCTCGGTAAAGCACTTGTAGTAGCACCAGCAATATTCATGTGGATAACAGTAACAATAGCCCTCCTATGGTTCGAGTACGTCGTAGTATATCCAAAGATGCTAGCCGGCGAGTTAGCAGGAATAATTGTAGGCGTAATAACAGCTATCGGCATAATACTCAACCTACTAATATTCGCTCTATGGATAAGAAGAATGAGAAAATAAAGAGGAGGGGGCTTCAACGAATATAAACACCATCCTTTTTTCCTTCAGTACAAACCATATTTCCTTAAAGAATACCCGGGAAAACCTTTCTTTACTACATAGTTTCATAAATTACTGTTTTAAACAGAAGTTAAGTGGGGGCGTGTTTTGAGTAAGAAAAAACGTGGCATAATAGATATAATAACAGGGATATTCAAGGGCAAAGCAGTTGAATACATAGAAGTAGAACTTAGGGAATTGGAGAACATATTCGCCTTAATTACAATAGGCTCATTCATAGGCCTCCCGAGCCCACCTACATTCATATCCCTAAGAATACTCCCCTATATGGGCCGGGAACTACTTGTAATGACAAGAATAAGTGAAAGACTTGATGATATGTTAGGCGAGATGGCTGGATTATTTGATATAGAATAAAATTAGATTAGATAATGTACTCTGGTGATCTATGCTTGAAACATGATTTCAAAATAAGGTTGTTCATGGGAAAAGGTGGTGTGGGAAAAACAACAATAGCCTCAGCCTACGCCCTGAAGAATGCTAGTGAAAACAAGAAGACTCTCATCGTGAGCCTTGACCCAGCTCATAATCTTGGCGACGTTCTTGGTGTTGAGCTTGGCGACAAACCAACTAAGATCACACGTAATCTTGTAGCAATAGAGGTCAACTACGATAAAATGGTTGAAAAACACTTGAAAACTCTTACCGAGAAAATCAAGGACATCTATGGCTACCTACGTATATTCAATCTAGAAAAGTACATTGATGTACTAAGCCACTCGCCTGGAATAGAAGAACAAGCTGCTCTCGAGAAAATAATCGAGATAATAAAAGAATATGGTATGGAGAAGAAATTCGATGTAATTGTCTTCGATACCCCACCTACAGGTCTAACTCTCAGGATAATGGCGTTGCCAACAATATCAATTATTTGGATCGATAAACTAATCGAGTTAAGACTTGCTATCCTGGAAAAGAGGAAAATAATAGCGAAAACAATTGGTGAACAACAGGAAATAACTATAGCTGGCAAGAAAATGAAAATACCTGTTGAAGTATCTGAAGACCCTATATACCAAGAACTAGTAGGCCTTAAGAAAGAATATGAGTTCATAAACAATATACTCACAGACCCAAGTACAACAAATATAGTGATGATCGTAAACCCTGAAACACTAACAATACTTGAAGCCAAGAGAGCCTATGATTTCCTGAAAAGAATAAAAATCAATACAAAATACATAGCTATAAATAAGGTACTGGCAATCAAAGAATTACCCGATGAACTCAAACCCAGGCTCGAACAAGAAGAGAAAGCCATTAAAGAAGCTGAGAAAATATTTAAGGATACTACTATAGTCAAGATACCATATCAGCCTAAAGAACCACGCGGATTAAAAGACTTAGAAAAACTGCTCATCTACATCAAGAACATAGACTAAGTAATGAGCTAAGTACCACCATGGTGTAGAGTAATGGACTACCTAGTGATCTATTTCCTACTAGTACTCACATTTATTCTAGCCGCTGTTTCTGTCCTCCAATTCTATAAGGGTAGAAGAATAAACCTAAAGATCCTCGAGCATAGCATAAGAGCAATGGAGAAAA contains:
- a CDS encoding RsmB/NOP family class I SAM-dependent RNA methyltransferase, producing the protein MDWKKIIKDIRVRSVSEEAISLARKYGYRVYMVERYIRLLGLEDAKRLLDAFEKPLKPVIRCNDLRIDCDKLASLLEDLGFRLEYIPWSIHGYRVVEEPPRPSIGATHEYLKGYYYVHRDAAPLAVALILEPSPEDKVLDGCAAPGGKATHLAQLMKGRGLVVANDIALYRLRALVGHVLRMGLWNIVVTWSDLRKMPRMTRRRYNKILLDVPCSAEGAIMFDKTRKKKTTQLDLARIVAREIELLNAGLDLLEDNGILLYVTCSIAPEENEYVITRILEMRDDVDVVEPPRKLFNWSPGVTRFHKLLFDNRVEKCIRIWPHIHNMMGMFMCMLSKTRA
- a CDS encoding YkgJ family cysteine cluster protein, with protein sequence MSNSVFKCLRCRECCFFSNIDDCPVVYPWEKRVLEKLALTHAGGAKLSFKPYLSFSSKDKLVVVLYKWIIEGYCPFYDRDNRACRIYEDRPFSCKMYPLILGLKDNTLRLSTTCKWVQENMKEPAQPIDPSKVFPYEYDVAVKNFVRLKYITQIMSSMGLNEVIGEETGDKQVIDVDEYITIEVND
- a CDS encoding glyceraldehyde-3-phosphate ferredoxin oxidoreductase — encoded protein: MPAVYRVLFIDVGKRDYWVEEYPIEEVGGPIELGVKLHLEKYETYKKPVYSPDNVVVIGRGVFAGTKLYGVHRFTVVFRSPLTRGLHVASMGGAAYQFNVNADAMVIVGYSETPLILKVYDEGNGEPKVEFHEVDEGLLENIWSGFGDEKGVYALQKWLSERFLDFYKEYNGRSILTGPAAKYTSLGALVSITLNKGVMDRGSEEYAARGGPGSVLYRAHHVAAIVYGGKYNVGEKRPQDLLDTRKINDIFRKLAGETYPFVVIKAGTKYRYDEKLKTGGTFGGNYPHLKTLTPMFNWNMIYMPIELRQKFHEIIMKYMWEPFNKQAIETREWKTCGEPCPIACKKVRKGKYKTDYEPYEGQGPIIGVFDINEIEKGVEAIDSLGFDAIEVSNVVAWIFDALEKGLLRPDEVGLRDKPCFNPETYTLECSKKNIELAVKILHDLAWGRQPLLRLIGEKGLRSAAKILDILYEDRVKTVGLKFEDLAVYALFGEEGHITPNFYWTPGMVAPLAVLGRYWTLYKSVFVEPEEYAAKAVDRAIKELFIDNMGLCRFHRGWAEKYLPELAKTYYGVDPVAKAKEVYKKIIEYQDKAAANPVFWDSKKIIDYMALGAKEFGNEEWAKKFEEDKVKAAREWWDRFYKKMYEILGLK
- a CDS encoding universal stress protein codes for the protein MSYKPEPTYEISFLFRRILVPIDGSENSYRALDFAADIARRYGSKLVVYHVVVKGLREEKDPIEVAKKRLEKYGLMVEYKTIEIDPAESSVAKAIIDELNTGNYDMVVMGARGRSLSAEINLGSTALAVSIHSPVTVVIVR
- a CDS encoding type II glyceraldehyde-3-phosphate dehydrogenase; translation: MSRIRVGVNGYGTIGKRVAEAVAKQPDMELVGVVKVTPDYGYYAALANGFKVYTISEKIELFKNQGLEVAGTIEDLLEQIDVIVDATPGGYGEKYKSLYRKYGVKMVFQGGEKPSVADVSFNALCNYDEAVGKESVRVVSCNTTGLLRIICSLNNVFGVEKVRAVIIRRASDPKEIKRGPVNAIVPDPVKLPSHHGLDVKTILPWLDIITSAVIVPTTLMHVHIVNIVLKNEASIGKIIEVLDETPRIVLVDSMKTGIKSTAEIIEYARDLGRKRYDVPELVVWRDSIHVNGRELLLIQAVHQEAIVVPENIDAIRALTGLASDPWESIKLTDDTLGIGRRWF
- a CDS encoding phosphoglycerate kinase; the protein is MAFIEIPKIPTINDIDLKEKKVFLRIDINSPIDPDTGDIIDDRRIRVHAKTVRVLAEKYNAAVVAASHQGRPGEQDFVSLEKHAELLSKYSGLEVKFIDDVIGPAAREAIRKLEPGQVLLLDNLRFVSEELIEAVPEKHMNSYIVRRLAPLVDAYVNDAFAAAHRSQPSIVGFPMILPSAAGPVFEKEILALQKAFGSLVSPRIFVLGGGKVHDILRVIEHLVRNKAADRILTAGFVAQLFLVAKGLDIGRENLRVLEEKGILSLLPRARRLLYLGAPIETPVDYITFDGKEVREEYLGRIKGKIMDIGPNTINMYRDLMREAKVIVMRGPAGVIEDERFRNGTQELVKAALNSQAFVILGGGHLASLVGDQEIDESKCHVSTGGNALLLFLAGEKLPAIEALAMSAKMHVW